A genomic stretch from Myxococcales bacterium includes:
- a CDS encoding tetratricopeptide repeat protein, with protein sequence MASAPTAAEASASSQPVRAVVVPFAVPEEARDLGVGLAALIHTFARVEGESVALAQLLTREPGAEARAVEALVSPATWRELSGRAPSEGERVSVVLTGVLEPPLDGRGHLQLVAFDAATGRRRAEQEVSLDAETAGASVLRAVESLCEELSGEASQLADLAELDWEALEGVLRAERCILHNPLRGGPHDRLAALLHLGRAVADAPGTRLPASRLASVALDAVLAQPTDTKVAAASLRALERAIDDAPTHPDLREAAAALRHRAGDHDAAEAHVLAALETHPERPRLYALLSEARRGRGDLAGAEEAIDRGLARCPLEPSLLTERGALALARGEPDVARARFSEALERAPGHPAALLSLLEMGARSSDPALLEEVAFRACAVEGVPVDVLRRTLRLYGGLASGSAPRAASERAGCLRRLAERVVRDGPDPWAELTLARAELELGLDESARAHLSRVEASAPDSALAAEARRARFALDHPQTARELEEVVREAPTQTRDELAASTERARALASENDVWTAHFALGLVERRRERWEQARAALELALAKSPGATPAHIELVAVHVALGRPTEALAHADRACALEGESARTHAVRATALLAAKRHADARDAIQRALALDANDADHRALADRIHASLEPVGAFERLRQALRFKKR encoded by the coding sequence ATGGCGAGCGCTCCCACGGCCGCAGAGGCGAGCGCGTCGAGCCAGCCGGTCCGCGCCGTGGTGGTGCCGTTCGCCGTGCCGGAGGAGGCGCGCGATCTCGGGGTCGGCCTCGCCGCCCTGATCCACACCTTCGCGCGGGTCGAGGGGGAGAGCGTCGCCCTCGCGCAGCTGCTCACGCGGGAGCCCGGCGCCGAGGCCCGCGCGGTGGAGGCGCTCGTCTCGCCCGCCACGTGGCGCGAGCTGTCGGGCCGTGCCCCCAGCGAGGGCGAGCGCGTCAGCGTGGTGCTCACCGGCGTGCTCGAGCCCCCGCTCGATGGTCGCGGTCACCTCCAGCTCGTCGCGTTCGACGCAGCCACCGGGCGCCGCCGCGCCGAGCAAGAGGTCAGCCTCGACGCGGAGACCGCGGGCGCCAGCGTCCTGCGCGCGGTCGAGTCGCTCTGCGAAGAGCTCTCTGGCGAGGCCTCGCAGTTAGCCGATCTCGCGGAGCTCGACTGGGAGGCGCTCGAGGGCGTGCTCCGCGCAGAGAGGTGTATTCTGCACAATCCTCTCCGTGGCGGGCCCCACGACCGGCTCGCCGCGCTGCTCCACCTCGGCCGCGCGGTCGCCGACGCGCCCGGCACGCGCCTGCCGGCCTCGCGCCTCGCCTCGGTGGCGCTCGACGCCGTGCTGGCGCAGCCGACCGACACGAAGGTCGCCGCCGCCTCGCTGCGCGCGCTCGAGCGGGCGATCGACGACGCGCCGACCCACCCCGATCTGCGCGAGGCCGCCGCGGCCCTCCGCCACCGCGCGGGCGACCACGACGCGGCCGAGGCGCACGTCCTCGCGGCCCTCGAGACTCACCCCGAGAGGCCGCGCCTGTACGCGCTCCTCAGCGAGGCGCGCCGCGGTCGCGGAGATCTCGCCGGCGCGGAAGAGGCGATCGATCGGGGGCTCGCGCGGTGCCCACTCGAGCCGTCGTTGCTCACCGAGCGAGGCGCCCTGGCCCTCGCGCGAGGCGAGCCCGACGTGGCGCGGGCGCGCTTCTCCGAGGCCCTGGAGCGGGCGCCGGGGCACCCCGCCGCGCTCTTGTCGCTCCTCGAGATGGGGGCTCGCAGCTCGGATCCCGCGCTGCTTGAGGAGGTCGCGTTTCGCGCGTGCGCGGTCGAGGGAGTCCCGGTCGACGTCCTCCGTCGGACGCTCCGCCTCTATGGCGGCCTCGCGTCTGGCAGCGCGCCTCGCGCGGCGTCGGAGCGCGCGGGGTGCTTGCGCCGCCTCGCCGAGCGGGTCGTCCGCGACGGACCCGACCCGTGGGCCGAGCTCACCCTCGCCCGCGCCGAGCTCGAGCTCGGGCTCGACGAGTCGGCGCGCGCGCATCTCTCGCGAGTCGAGGCCTCTGCGCCCGACAGCGCCCTGGCCGCCGAGGCCCGCCGCGCGCGCTTCGCGCTCGATCACCCTCAGACCGCGCGTGAGCTGGAGGAGGTCGTGCGCGAGGCCCCGACCCAGACCCGAGACGAGCTCGCTGCCTCGACCGAGCGAGCGCGGGCGCTCGCAAGCGAGAACGACGTGTGGACCGCCCACTTCGCACTCGGCCTCGTCGAGCGCCGCCGCGAGCGCTGGGAGCAGGCGCGCGCGGCGCTGGAGCTCGCGCTCGCGAAGAGCCCCGGGGCCACCCCTGCGCACATCGAGCTCGTCGCGGTCCACGTCGCGCTCGGGCGCCCCACCGAGGCCCTCGCGCACGCCGATCGCGCGTGCGCGCTCGAGGGCGAGTCGGCGCGGACCCACGCCGTCCGAGCCACCGCGCTGCTCGCGGCCAAGCGCCACGCCGACGCCCGCGACGCCATCCAGAGAGCGCTCGCCCTCGACGCGAACGACGCCGACCACCGCGCCCTCGCCGATCGCATCCACGCGAGCCTCGAGCCCGTCGGCGCATTCGAACGGCTTCGCCAGGCGCTCCGCTTCAAGAAGCGCTGA
- the pcnB gene encoding polynucleotide adenylyltransferase PcnB, with protein MRRPRDPLPPPPELPKFTVELTVERDSQGSPTEERHAGTGLVRHDVALEESRLDADAARVVRRLEKAGFQAYLVGGCVRDLLLEKSPKDFDIATSARPEDVRQLFRNCRIIGRRFRLAHVLFGGGKIIEVATFRQKPQEVDEDEPAEDLLIRNDNVFGEAHEDALRRDFTINALFYDLERRQVLDWCGGMNDIRGKVIRTIGEPTVRFREDPVRILRAVKFAARLDVGIDPEVYEALVNSREELGRAARPRIFEEVSRLLRGGAAHRSMWLLWELGGMSVLLPELSAFLDDEEGNEGAGQRFFARMRAIDRVVRERGAPDDLAMWCALLGEPLAEHVSGVRDTLRAATEFLDLIAERIAMPRRIADGVRRILALLPKLSQGRLGRVGRTELAGPALDALELELLARGASTAALAPMRAELASQAPVPVVHTRPAGRRPGRR; from the coding sequence ATGCGTCGACCCAGAGACCCGCTCCCGCCCCCGCCGGAGCTCCCCAAGTTTACCGTCGAGCTCACAGTCGAGCGCGACTCGCAAGGTTCCCCCACCGAAGAGCGACACGCCGGCACCGGGCTCGTCCGCCACGATGTGGCGCTCGAGGAGTCCCGCCTCGACGCCGACGCCGCCCGCGTCGTGCGGCGGCTGGAGAAGGCTGGGTTCCAGGCCTACCTCGTGGGTGGCTGCGTCCGCGATCTCCTGCTGGAGAAGAGCCCCAAGGACTTCGACATCGCGACGAGCGCGCGCCCGGAGGACGTGCGGCAGCTGTTCCGCAACTGCCGCATCATCGGGCGGCGGTTCCGGCTCGCGCACGTGCTCTTCGGCGGCGGCAAGATCATCGAGGTCGCCACCTTCCGGCAGAAGCCGCAGGAGGTCGACGAGGACGAGCCCGCGGAGGACCTGCTCATCCGCAACGACAACGTCTTCGGCGAGGCCCACGAAGACGCGCTGCGACGTGATTTCACAATCAACGCGCTGTTTTACGACCTCGAGCGGCGCCAGGTGCTCGACTGGTGCGGCGGGATGAACGACATCCGCGGCAAGGTCATTCGCACGATCGGCGAGCCCACGGTTCGTTTCCGCGAAGACCCCGTACGCATCCTCCGCGCGGTGAAGTTCGCGGCGCGCCTCGACGTGGGCATCGACCCCGAGGTGTACGAGGCGCTCGTGAACAGCCGGGAAGAGCTCGGCCGCGCTGCGCGCCCACGCATCTTCGAAGAGGTGTCGCGGCTGCTCCGCGGCGGCGCCGCGCACCGCTCGATGTGGCTCCTGTGGGAGCTCGGTGGCATGTCCGTGCTCCTGCCCGAGCTCTCGGCGTTTCTCGACGACGAAGAGGGCAACGAGGGCGCAGGTCAGCGATTCTTCGCCCGCATGCGCGCCATCGACCGGGTGGTTCGCGAGCGGGGTGCCCCCGACGACCTCGCGATGTGGTGCGCGCTGCTCGGCGAGCCCCTCGCCGAGCACGTGTCCGGCGTGCGGGACACGCTCCGCGCGGCCACCGAGTTCCTCGATCTCATCGCCGAGCGCATCGCCATGCCCCGCCGCATCGCCGACGGCGTCCGCCGCATCCTCGCGCTCCTGCCGAAGCTCTCGCAGGGACGCCTGGGTCGGGTGGGCCGCACCGAGCTCGCGGGCCCCGCGCTCGACGCCCTCGAGCTCGAGCTTCTCGCGCGCGGAGCCTCCACGGCCGCGCTCGCGCCCATGCGGGCCGAGCTGGCGAGCCAAGCCCCGGTGCCGGTCGTGCACACGCGGCCCGCGGGCCGACGCCCGGGCCGACGCTGA